DNA from Pseudomonas mendocina:
TTACCTGGGTGCGACCATCCAGGTCATTCCGCACATCACCGACGAGATCAAGCGTCGCATCATCAAGGGCGCCGGCGATGCCGACGTGGCCCTGGTGGAGATCGGTGGCACCGTGGGTGACATCGAGTCGCAACCGTTCCTCGAGGCCATTCGCCAACTGCGTGTGGAAGTGGGCGCCAAGCGCGCCATGCTGATGCACCTGACCCTGGTGCCGTATATCGCCACCGCCGGTGAGACCAAGACCAAGCCGACCCAGCATTCGGTCAAGGAGCTGCGCTCCATCGGCCTGCAGCCGGACGTGCTGGTGTGCCGCTCCGATCACCCGATCGATGTGTCCTCGCGCCGCAAGATCGCCCTGTTCACCAACGTCGAAGAGCGCGCGGTGATCAGCCTGGAAGACGTTGACACCATCTACAAGATTCCGGGCGTGCTGCATGCCCAGGGCCTGGATGACTTCGTCGTCGAGCGTTTCGGCCTGGAGTGCGGCGGTGCCGACCTGTCCGAGTGGGATCGCGTCGTCGATGCCAAGCTCAACCCGGAAAAAGAAGTCACCATCGCCATGGTCGGCAAGTACATGGAGCTGCTCGATGCGTACAAGTCGCTGATCGAAGCGATGAGCCACGCCGGCATCCAGAACCGCACCAAGGTCAACCTGCGCTATATCGACTCCGAAGACATCGAGAATCAGGGCACTGCGCTGCTCGAAGGCGTCGATGCCATCCTGGTGCCGGGCGGCTTCGGTCTGCGCGGCGTGGAAGGCAAGATCAAGACGGTGCAGTACGCTCGTGAGAACAAGATCCCCTACCTGGGTATCTGCCTCGGCATGCAGGTCGCGGTGATCGAGTACGCCCGTAACGTCGTGGGCTGGACTGACGCCAACTCCTCCGAATTCGACATGGCCAGCACGCATCCGGTGGTCGGTCTGATCACCGAATGGCAGGACGCGACCGGCGCTACCGAGCAGCGCAGTGAAAGCTCCGACCTGGGCGGCACCATGCGCCTTGGGGCCCAGGATTGCCAGCTGCAACCCGGTTCTCTGGTACATGACTGCTATGGCAAGGACGTGATCGTTGAGCGTCACCGTCACCGCTATGAGGTAAACAATAACCTGCTGCCGAAGCTGACCGAGGCTGGCCTGAAGGTCACCGGTCGTTCTGGCGACGGTGCACTGGTCGAAGTGGTTGAGGCACCGGATCATCCGTGGTTCGTCGCTTGCCAGTTCCACCCGGAGTTCACCTCCACGCCGCGTGACGGCCACCCGCTGTTCAGTGGTTTCGTCAACGCTGCCCTGGCGCAGAAAGCGAAGAAGGCTTAAGGCATGGCTCAGAAGATCATCAAGGTTCGCGATATCGAGATCGCCAACGACAAGCCTTTCGTGCTGTTCGGCGGAATCAACGTGCTCGAGTCGCGCGACCTGGCCATGCAGGCTTGCGAGGAATACGTACGGGTGACCGAGAAGCTCGGCATCCCCTACGTGTTCAAGGCCAGTTTCGACAAGGCCAACCGCTCCTCCGTGACCTCTTTCCGTGGCCCTGGCCTGGAAGAGGGCATGAAGATTTTCGAGGAAGTGAAGAAGACCTTCGGCGTACCGGTGATCACCGACGTCCACGAGCCGTATCAGGCGGCGGCCGTCGCCGAGGTGTGCGACATCATCCAGCTACCGGCCTTCCTGTCGCGGCAGACCGATCTGGTGGTGGCCATGGCCAAGACCGGTGCGGTGATCAACATCAAGAAGGCGCAGTTCCTCGCGCCGCAGGAGATGAAGCACATCCTGCGCAAGTGCGAAGAGGCTGGTAACGATCAGTTGATCCTCTGCGAGCGTGGTTCCTCCTTCGGTTACAACAACCTGGTGGTGGACATGCTCGGCTTCGGCATCATGAAGCAGTTCGAATACCCGGTGTTCTTCGATGTGACCCACGCCCTGCAGATGCCAGGTGGTCGCTCGGATTCGGCTGGTGGTCGCCGTGCCCAGGTCACCGACCTGGCCAAGGCCGGTATGAGCCAGGGCCTGGCCGGTCTGTTCCTCGAAGCGCATCCGGATCCGGAAAACGCCAAGTGCGACGGTCCGTGCGCCCTGCGTCTGAACAAGCTGGAACCTTTCCTCGCCCAGCTCAAGCAGCTGGACGATCTGGTGAAGAGTTTTCCGCCAATCGAGACTGCCTGAGCCGGCCGTAATCCGGTAAAGTGCCGCCCGAGAAAAATCCCCCTGACCCGTGAGTCAGAGTGAGCCGTCGATCTGCCCTCGGGCAGCGACGGCCCAGTGCAGCCTGCTGCTGCCGTCTTATCGTCAACCTTTGGAGCGTTATCAAGAATGGCAAAGATCGTCGACATCAAGGGTCGTGAGGTTCTCGACTCCCGCGGCAACCCCACCGTGGAAGCGGATGTAATTCTGGAAGGCGGTATCGTCGGCAGCGCTTGCGCTCCGTCCGGCGCCTCCACCGGCTCGCGCGAAGCGCTGGAGCTGCGTGACGGCGACAAGAGCCGCTACCTGGGCAAGGGCGTGCTGAAGGCCGTCGCCAACATCAACGGCCCGATCCGTGACCTGCTGCTGGGCAAGGACGCGGCCGACCAGAAAGCGCTGGATCACGCGATGATCGAGCTCGACGGCACCGAGAACAAGGCCAAGCTGGGCGCCAACGCCATTCTCGCCGTGTCCCTTGCTGCCGCCAAGGCTGCTGCCCAGGCCAAGGGCGTGCCGCTGTACGCGCACATCGCCGATCTGAACGGCACCCCGGGCGTCTACTCCATGCCGGTGCCGATGATGAATATCATCAACGGTGGCGAGCACGCCGATAACAACGTCGACATTCAAGAGTTCATGGTACAGCCGGTTGGCGCCAAGAACTTTGCCGATGCCCTGCGCATGGGCGCCGAGATCTTCCACCACCTCAAAGCCGTGCTCAAGGCCCGTGGCCTGAACACTGCCGTTGGTGACGAAGGTGGCTTCGCGCCGAACCTGGCCTCCAACGAAGACGCTCTGGCCGCTATCGCCGAAGCCGTGGCCAACGCCGGCTACAAGCTGGGCGACGACGTGACCCTGGCCCTGGACTGCGCCTCCAGCGAATTCTTCAAGGATGGCCAGTACGACCTCGAAGGTGAAGGTAAGGTGTTCAGCGCTGAAGGCTTCGCCGACTACCTGGCCGGTCTGACCGAGCGTTACCCGATCATCTCCATCGAAGATGGCATGGACGAGTCCGACTGGGCTGGCTGGAAAGTGCTGACCGACAAGATCGGCGCCAAGGTACAGCTGGTTGGCGACGACCTGTTCGTTACCAACACCAAGATCCTCAAGCGCGGTATCGACGAGAAGATCGGCAACTCGATCCTGATCAAGTTCAACCAGATCGGCTCGCTGACCGAGACCCTGGAAGCCATCCAGATGGCCAAGGCCGCCGGCTTCACTGCCGTGATCTCGCACCGCAGCGGCGAAACCGAAGACAGCACCATCGCCGACCTGGCCGTGGGTACTGCCGCTGGTCAGATCAAGACTGGTTCGCTGTGCCGTTCCGACCGCGTTTCCAAGTACAACCAGCTGCTGCGCATCGAAGAGCAACTGGCAGGCAAGGCACCCTATAAGGGCCGTGCCGAGTTCCGCGGCTAAGCACTGCGTGGTAGAAAAGGGCGACGCAAGTCGCCCTTTTTCGTGGTTATCCCAGCGTTGGCGCTGCATGCTGTAAGAGCGGCTAGGCGGCATTGCGCTCCAGTCGCGAAAATTCGCGGATAAATCCGCTCCTACAAACGCTGCGCCGTTGCTGACATGGCCTTTTTCGTGGACGCTTCGTCGATCTCTGGGAACCATTGCACGGATGCAGGTACAGAAACCCCATGTCACTTATCAGCCGGCTTCTTTTCAAGCATGAACGCAGCCCCTACCATGCCGATTACTCAATCTGCGAGTCGCTCCATGCGTAGTCCGTATTGGCTGTTCATCGTGCTGATCCTGTTGCTGGCCGGACTGCAGTATCGCCTGTGGATCGGCGAGGGCAGTCTTGCCCAGGTGAATCGCCTGCAGCAGCAGATCGCCGAGCAGCAGGGTGAGAACGAACGTTTGCTGGAGCGCAACCGCATCCTCGAGGCCGAGGTGATGGAACTCAAGCGCGGCATGGAAACCGTGGAAGAGCGTGCGCGTCAGGAACTGGGTATGCTCAAAGAGGGTGAAACCCTCTATCTGCTGACCGAATGACCACGAAATTCTGGCTGGTGATTCCAGCTGCTGGCGTCGGTGCGCGCATGGCCGCTGACCGGCCCAAGCAGTACCTGCAGATCGCCGGCCGCTGCATTCTCGAACACACCCTGCATTGTTTTCTCGAGCATCCCGGCCTGTTGGGTGCGGTGGTGTGCATTGCCGTGGATGACCCGTTCTGGCCGCAGCTGCCACTGGCGCGTGATCCGCGCATCCGCCGGGCTCCTGGCGGACGTGAGCGCGCCGACTCGGTGTTGGCCGGGCTGGAGTCGTTACTGGTTGGCGGTGCCGATAGCGATGACTGGGTGCTGGTACACGACGCCGCGCGTCCCAACCTCACTGCTGAGGATCTGGATCGCCTGCTGGACAGCCTGGCCGATGATCCGGTGGGCGGTTTGTTGGCGGTGCCGGCGCGCGATACCCTCAAGCGTGCCGGGCGCGATGGCCGAGTGGTCGAGACCGTGGATCGTAGCGTGATCTGGCAAGCCTACACGCCGCAGATGTTCCGTCTCGGCGCCCTGCGCGAGGCACTGGTGCAAGCGCTGGGAAAAGGCGTGGCAGTGACCGATGAAGCCTCGGCCATGGAATGGGCAGGGCAGTCGCCCCGACTCATCGAAGGCCGGGCGGACAACCTCAAGGTCACCCGCCCGGAAGATCTGCATTATCTACAACGTATCTGGCGCGAAAGCCGCTGAGCGACCTGCGGCATCAGTGCGTCCAGCGCTTGGCATCTTTGCCCAGGTTGCGATCCAGTGCGTTGGTCAGCTTGTTCATGGCGCCGTCGATGGCTTGCTGCAGTTCGCTGGCATCGTGGGAGACTGTCAGCGGATCGCGTCCCTTCATCCGTGCCTCGACCTTGCAGCGCTTGTCCTGCGGGCCATTTTTGAGCGCGTTCTCGTCGGAAAGATGAATTTCGATGCGGGTGAGGTGATCCTCGTAGCGCTGGAGCTTGTCGCGGACGCGACCGCGAATGTCGTCCTTGAAGGCCATCGAGGAGGTGACGTGCTTACCACTGTTGACCAGAACCTGCATAACCATGTCCTCATGTAGCTGAGTTCGTGAGGCCCCGTGTGGACGGGGTGCATGGGTTGTGACGCGGTCTCCTCGCTCAAGTTTCGCCTCGGCTTGTGACATTCCATGACCGTTCAGGTCAGCGACAAGGTTGTTGCAGAGAGTCAGAGAGGAACGCTGTATTCGGCGCGCTGACTCAGGCCCTTGCGCAGTGCATCGATCAACTGACGAACCTTCGGCGACAGATGGCGCTGTTGCGGATACAGCGCCCAGACGGCCGTGTTGGGTGGTCGGTGTTGTTCCAGCAGGGAGGTCAGGCGCCCGCTGCGCAGGTGTTCGAGGACGTAGTAGTCGGGCAACTGGCACAGGCCGAAACCACGTAGCGCAGCATCCAGCACGGCCTGGCCGCTGTTGCAGCGCCAGTTGCCCTGTACCCGAACCTGGGTCTCTCGGCCGTTTTCGGCGAAGCCCCAGGTCTCGCTGCTGCCGATCAGGCAGTTGTGGCGTGCCAGTTCCGACAGCGAATGGGGGCGACCATAACGTTGCAGGTACTCGGGTGCTGCGCACAGGTACATCTCGCGGGGCGCCAGGCGTGCAGCCATCAGGCGCGAGTCCTGCAGGCGCCCCAGACGGATGGCCAGATCCAGGCCGTCGTGCAGCAAGTCGAGCTGGCGGTTGGACAGCTCGATCTCGACGCGCAACTGCGGATGCAGTGCCATGAAGTCATTGACCAGCGGCACGATGAAGCGCTCGCCGTAGGCTACGGCACAGGTCATGCGCAGCAGCCCCTTGGGTTCTGCGCCGAGGTCGCCAACCGCTCGCAGGGCTTCTTCGCGTGCATCCTGCAGGCGCTGGCAATGCTGCAGGAACAGCTGGCCGGCTTCGGTCAGGGCCACGCGGCGCGTGCTGCGGTAGAACAGCCTGCTCTGCAGGCGGTCTTCCAGGCGTGCGACCTGGCGGCTGACCTGAGAGGTGGACAGGCCCAGGCGTTCAGCGGCAGCGCTGAACTGGCCGCATTCGGCGACGGCGACGAACTCGTCCAGGCCTTCCCAGCGATTCATGGGGTATCTCGCTTACTGATCTCATCGAGGGCTGCATATTATCCCTGTACAGCAATAATGTTTTGCTCTTCTATCGATTATCTCGTGTGAGCCTTGAACTAGACTGCCGGCCATTGTCCACGACTCCCTTGGAGAGCTGTCATGATCAAGTCCCGTGCCGCCGTTGCCTTCGCCCCGAACGAGCCCCTGAAAATCGTCGAAGTGGACGTCGAGCCGCCCAAGGCCGGTGAAGTTCTGGTACGCATCGTCGCCACCGGCGTGTGCCACACCGACGCCTACACCCTGTCTGGTGCCGATTCCGAGGGCGTGTTCCCGTCGATTCTCGGCCATGAAGGTGGCGGTATCGTCGAGGCCGTGGGCGAGGGCGTCACCTCCCTGCAGGTCGGCGACCATGTGATCCCGCTGTACACCGCCGAATGCCGCGAGTGCAAATTCTGCCTCTCCGGCAAGACCAACCTGTGCCAGAAGGTGCGTGCTACCCAGGGCAAGGGCCTGATGCCGGACGGCACCACGCGCTTCAGCTACAACGGTCAGCCGATCTATCACTATATGGGCTGCTCGACCTTCTCCGAGTACACCGTGCTGCCGGAAATCTCCCTGGCCAAGATCCCGAAAGAGGCACCGTTGGAGAAGGTCTGCCTGCTCGGCTGCGGCGTGACCACCGGTATCGGCGCCGTGCTCAACACCGCCAAGGTGGAGGAGGGCGCTACCGTGGCCATCTTCGGTTTGGGTGGCATCGGTCTGGCCGCGATCATTGGTGCCAAGATGGCCAAGGCCTCGCGCATCATCGCCATCGATATCAACCCGGCCAAGTTCGATGTAGCCCGCGAGCTGGGAGCGACCGACTTCGTCAACCCGAAAGACCATGATAAGCCGATCCAGGACGTGATCGTCGAGATGACCGACGGCGGTGTGGACTACAGCTTCGAGTGCGTCGGCAATGTGCAACTGATGCGTGCGGCGCTGGAATGCGCCCACAAGGGCTGGGGCGAGAGTGTGATCATCGGCGTGGCCGGCGCTGGCCAGGAGATCAGCACCCGTCCGTTCCAACTGGTGACCGGTCGCGTCTGGCGTGGGTCGGCTTTTGGTGGCGTGAAAGGCCGCACCGAGCTGCCGAGCTACGTGGAGAAGTCGCAGAGCGGCGAAATCCCGCTGGATACCTTCATCACCCACACCATGGGCCTGGACGAGATCAACGAAGCCTTCCACCTGATGCACGAAGGCAAGAGCATCCGCACCGTTATCCATTACTGATGAAACACCGCACGGCTGATGGCCGTGCGGGTTCTTTCGTAGGGTGCGCCATGCGCACCGCTAATCCCTGGTGCGCACGGCGCACCCTACGGAGTGGTCATGACCCTCGAAATCGTTTCCAGCAACAAGAGCTTCGGTGGCTGGCACAAGCGCTATCGCCACCGCTCCAGCAGTCTCAACTGCGATATGGTGTTCGCCGTCTACCTGCCGCCGCAGGCCGAGCAGGGCGCCAAGCTGCCGGTGCTGTACTGGCTGAGTGGCCTGACCTGCACCGACGAGAACTTCATGCAGAAGGCCGGCGCCCAGCGCCTGGCCGCCGAACTCGGGCTGATCATCGTCGCGCCTGACACCAGCCCGCGTGGTGAGGGCGTGGCCGACGACGCCAATGGCGCCTATGACTTCGGTCTCGGCGCTGGTTTCTACCTCAATGCCACTCAGGAGCCCTTCGCCCGTCACTACCGCATGTACGACTACGTGGTGCAGGAGCTGCCGGCGTTGATCGAGGCCAATTTCCCGGTATCGGCCAAGCGCGGTATCGCCGGCCATTCCATGGGCGGCCACGGTGCGCTGATCTGCGCGCTGAAGAATCCGGGTCGTTACCAGTCGGTGTCGGCGTTCTCGCCGATCAGCAATCCGATGAACTGCCCCTGGGGTGAGAAGGCCTTCTCGCTGTACCTGGGCGAGGAGCGCTCGCGCTGGCGTGAGTGGGATGCCAGCGTGCTGATTGCCGAGGCCAGCGAAAAGTTGCCGATTCTGGTCGACCAGGGGGATCGTGATGATTTCCTTGACGGGCAGCTCAAGCCACAGGCATTGCAGGCGGCTGCCAAGGCTGCCGGTCATCCGCTGACGCTGCGTATGCAGCCAGGCTATGACCACAGCTACTACTTCATCGCCAGTTTCATCGATGATCACCTGCGCCACCACGCGGCAGCGCTGCATCGCTAGCGTTGAACGGCTGGGACGCAAGCCTGGCTGCAGCATTCGACACACTCATTAAAGAGAGGGCGCCAATGGCGCCCTCTCTTTTGGTTTCAGAAGTCCCGGCGTGTGGTGAGCATGAAGTTGCGCGGGTCGCCAGGATAGGCAGAGTCGTAGAAGCCGATATTGGTGTAGTAGTTCTTGTCGAACAGGTTGTTGATATTGACGGTTGCCGACAGGTTGTCCGTGAGCTGATAGCGCGCCATCAGATCCACCAACCAGTAGGGATCCTGCGTGAACTTCTCATGCCGTCCTCCACCGGGGTAGCCCCAGTTGTTGACGGTCTGCCAGCCTGCACTCTGCCAGCGTGCACCGCCCCCGAGGGTGAGCCTGTCAAGGTCGCCTTTGAACTTGTAGGTGGTATAGAAACTGAGCTGATCTTGTGGCTCCCAGGTGGCGACTTTTTGCTTGTCATCATTCCGGGCGATCTTGTGGGTATAGCCTGCTTGCAGTTGCCAGCCTGGAGTGAGTTCGCCAGAAATTTCTGCTTCGTAGCCTTTGGTCTTGGTCTTGGTGCCGACATAGGAGTAGTCAACGCCTGGCTGTGAGTTCCAGAGAGTGTCGGCTACTGGGCGATTTTCCTCATGCACTTCGAAGTAGGCGATGCTGGTATTGAGGCGGCCGCCGAAGAACTCACCCTTGAGGCCAAGCTCGTAGTTCTTGCCTTCGTTGGGCTCAAGCATTGCGCGGGTTCGGTCTCGGTACTGGGTTTGTGGTTGGAAAATCTCGGTGTAGCTGGTGTAGGCCGTGAAGTGATCATTGAGGTCATAGGTCAGGCCGGCATAGGGTACGACCTTACCGCTTTCTTGGGTGTCGCTGGTGCCCGTGACCTGATAGTTGGCGATGCGGGATCCGACTAGCAGGTGCAGTTCATCCATCAGACTGAAGCGACCCGCTATATAGGTTCCGTTCTGGCGTGTGGTCTCGTCGTTGATCTTGGTCGCTGTCCATAGCGGTTCGATGGCTTGGCCATGCCAATTGTAGAAGTCGTAGTCGTTATCGAAATAAGTGGTGGCGTTGTAGTCCTTGGCTTTCCATTTGGAGATGGACAGAGATTGGCCAATCACCAGTTCGTGTTCACGACCGAGCAGTTCAAAGGGGCCAGAAGCGTAGACATCGAGGCTGTCACTGGTGGTGTCGCCGACGTATTTGCGCGCATAGATGGAGCTGGCGGTGGCGGAGTCCTGCGAGATGTAGCCCAGCGGTGCGTCATAGCCGTTGATCTGGTGGTTGTACTGGCCTTTGGCGATCCAGCCGTTATCGAACGTGTGCTCCAGAGTGGCGAATGCGGTTCGGCTGTATTGTTCCCATGAGCCCCATTTCGGACCGTTGTTGAATGAGCGCGGAAGATTCAGTTTGTTGCCTGTTGCATCGAAGATGGTGCGGGTGCCAGTCCAGCTTGAACCCTGCGGATCACTGTTCTGGTAGTCGGCACCTACGCTCAGCAGGGTGT
Protein-coding regions in this window:
- the eno gene encoding phosphopyruvate hydratase, whose protein sequence is MAKIVDIKGREVLDSRGNPTVEADVILEGGIVGSACAPSGASTGSREALELRDGDKSRYLGKGVLKAVANINGPIRDLLLGKDAADQKALDHAMIELDGTENKAKLGANAILAVSLAAAKAAAQAKGVPLYAHIADLNGTPGVYSMPVPMMNIINGGEHADNNVDIQEFMVQPVGAKNFADALRMGAEIFHHLKAVLKARGLNTAVGDEGGFAPNLASNEDALAAIAEAVANAGYKLGDDVTLALDCASSEFFKDGQYDLEGEGKVFSAEGFADYLAGLTERYPIISIEDGMDESDWAGWKVLTDKIGAKVQLVGDDLFVTNTKILKRGIDEKIGNSILIKFNQIGSLTETLEAIQMAKAAGFTAVISHRSGETEDSTIADLAVGTAAGQIKTGSLCRSDRVSKYNQLLRIEEQLAGKAPYKGRAEFRG
- the ispD gene encoding 2-C-methyl-D-erythritol 4-phosphate cytidylyltransferase, whose amino-acid sequence is MTTKFWLVIPAAGVGARMAADRPKQYLQIAGRCILEHTLHCFLEHPGLLGAVVCIAVDDPFWPQLPLARDPRIRRAPGGRERADSVLAGLESLLVGGADSDDWVLVHDAARPNLTAEDLDRLLDSLADDPVGGLLAVPARDTLKRAGRDGRVVETVDRSVIWQAYTPQMFRLGALREALVQALGKGVAVTDEASAMEWAGQSPRLIEGRADNLKVTRPEDLHYLQRIWRESR
- a CDS encoding CTP synthase, yielding MTRYIFVTGGVVSSLGKGIASASLAAILEARGLKVTMLKLDPYINVDPGTMSPFQHGEVFVTHDGAETDLDLGHYERFIRTTMSKSNNFTTGRVYEDVLRKERRGDYLGATIQVIPHITDEIKRRIIKGAGDADVALVEIGGTVGDIESQPFLEAIRQLRVEVGAKRAMLMHLTLVPYIATAGETKTKPTQHSVKELRSIGLQPDVLVCRSDHPIDVSSRRKIALFTNVEERAVISLEDVDTIYKIPGVLHAQGLDDFVVERFGLECGGADLSEWDRVVDAKLNPEKEVTIAMVGKYMELLDAYKSLIEAMSHAGIQNRTKVNLRYIDSEDIENQGTALLEGVDAILVPGGFGLRGVEGKIKTVQYARENKIPYLGICLGMQVAVIEYARNVVGWTDANSSEFDMASTHPVVGLITEWQDATGATEQRSESSDLGGTMRLGAQDCQLQPGSLVHDCYGKDVIVERHRHRYEVNNNLLPKLTEAGLKVTGRSGDGALVEVVEAPDHPWFVACQFHPEFTSTPRDGHPLFSGFVNAALAQKAKKA
- a CDS encoding S-(hydroxymethyl)glutathione dehydrogenase/class III alcohol dehydrogenase codes for the protein MIKSRAAVAFAPNEPLKIVEVDVEPPKAGEVLVRIVATGVCHTDAYTLSGADSEGVFPSILGHEGGGIVEAVGEGVTSLQVGDHVIPLYTAECRECKFCLSGKTNLCQKVRATQGKGLMPDGTTRFSYNGQPIYHYMGCSTFSEYTVLPEISLAKIPKEAPLEKVCLLGCGVTTGIGAVLNTAKVEEGATVAIFGLGGIGLAAIIGAKMAKASRIIAIDINPAKFDVARELGATDFVNPKDHDKPIQDVIVEMTDGGVDYSFECVGNVQLMRAALECAHKGWGESVIIGVAGAGQEISTRPFQLVTGRVWRGSAFGGVKGRTELPSYVEKSQSGEIPLDTFITHTMGLDEINEAFHLMHEGKSIRTVIHY
- the ftsB gene encoding cell division protein FtsB; translation: MRSPYWLFIVLILLLAGLQYRLWIGEGSLAQVNRLQQQIAEQQGENERLLERNRILEAEVMELKRGMETVEERARQELGMLKEGETLYLLTE
- a CDS encoding LysR family transcriptional regulator; this translates as MNRWEGLDEFVAVAECGQFSAAAERLGLSTSQVSRQVARLEDRLQSRLFYRSTRRVALTEAGQLFLQHCQRLQDAREEALRAVGDLGAEPKGLLRMTCAVAYGERFIVPLVNDFMALHPQLRVEIELSNRQLDLLHDGLDLAIRLGRLQDSRLMAARLAPREMYLCAAPEYLQRYGRPHSLSELARHNCLIGSSETWGFAENGRETQVRVQGNWRCNSGQAVLDAALRGFGLCQLPDYYVLEHLRSGRLTSLLEQHRPPNTAVWALYPQQRHLSPKVRQLIDALRKGLSQRAEYSVPL
- the fghA gene encoding S-formylglutathione hydrolase, with the translated sequence MTLEIVSSNKSFGGWHKRYRHRSSSLNCDMVFAVYLPPQAEQGAKLPVLYWLSGLTCTDENFMQKAGAQRLAAELGLIIVAPDTSPRGEGVADDANGAYDFGLGAGFYLNATQEPFARHYRMYDYVVQELPALIEANFPVSAKRGIAGHSMGGHGALICALKNPGRYQSVSAFSPISNPMNCPWGEKAFSLYLGEERSRWREWDASVLIAEASEKLPILVDQGDRDDFLDGQLKPQALQAAAKAAGHPLTLRMQPGYDHSYYFIASFIDDHLRHHAAALHR
- a CDS encoding TonB-dependent siderophore receptor, translated to MKTPFPARPLSAGIRRALLCSVLLVPMGMTGIAIAETSPLREYQIGQGDLGQALTRFAAEAGVVLSFDPELTRGLSTKGLQGHHGINDGLRQLLEGSGLHVVQQSDERYSIIANTTDSSALELESVVVVSNQLGTITEGTGSYTPGTIATATRLVLTPRQTPQSISVVTRQVMDDFGLSAIDDVMRHTPGITVSTYDTERTNYYSRGFSIINFQYDGIPTLRDAQYSAGQTLTDMAIYDRVEILKGATGLLTGAGGPGGTINLIRKKPTHDFKSSIELGAGSWDNYRSQLDVSGPLSETGNVRGRAVAAYQDKHSFLDHYSRKTSVFYGILEFDLDEDTLLSVGADYQNSDPQGSSWTGTRTIFDATGNKLNLPRSFNNGPKWGSWEQYSRTAFATLEHTFDNGWIAKGQYNHQINGYDAPLGYISQDSATASSIYARKYVGDTTSDSLDVYASGPFELLGREHELVIGQSLSISKWKAKDYNATTYFDNDYDFYNWHGQAIEPLWTATKINDETTRQNGTYIAGRFSLMDELHLLVGSRIANYQVTGTSDTQESGKVVPYAGLTYDLNDHFTAYTSYTEIFQPQTQYRDRTRAMLEPNEGKNYELGLKGEFFGGRLNTSIAYFEVHEENRPVADTLWNSQPGVDYSYVGTKTKTKGYEAEISGELTPGWQLQAGYTHKIARNDDKQKVATWEPQDQLSFYTTYKFKGDLDRLTLGGGARWQSAGWQTVNNWGYPGGGRHEKFTQDPYWLVDLMARYQLTDNLSATVNINNLFDKNYYTNIGFYDSAYPGDPRNFMLTTRRDF
- a CDS encoding HPF/RaiA family ribosome-associated protein, with translation MQVLVNSGKHVTSSMAFKDDIRGRVRDKLQRYEDHLTRIEIHLSDENALKNGPQDKRCKVEARMKGRDPLTVSHDASELQQAIDGAMNKLTNALDRNLGKDAKRWTH
- the kdsA gene encoding 3-deoxy-8-phosphooctulonate synthase; this encodes MAQKIIKVRDIEIANDKPFVLFGGINVLESRDLAMQACEEYVRVTEKLGIPYVFKASFDKANRSSVTSFRGPGLEEGMKIFEEVKKTFGVPVITDVHEPYQAAAVAEVCDIIQLPAFLSRQTDLVVAMAKTGAVINIKKAQFLAPQEMKHILRKCEEAGNDQLILCERGSSFGYNNLVVDMLGFGIMKQFEYPVFFDVTHALQMPGGRSDSAGGRRAQVTDLAKAGMSQGLAGLFLEAHPDPENAKCDGPCALRLNKLEPFLAQLKQLDDLVKSFPPIETA